The DNA sequence GTCATCTCCATGGGCGTCTGCGCCTCCTCCGGAGGCATGTTCAACAACTACGCGATCGTCCAGGGCGTCGACCACATCGTCCCGGTCGACATCTATCTGCCCGGCTGTCCGCCGCGTCCCGAGATGCTCATGGACTCGATCCTCAAGCTGCACCAGAAGATCCGCGAGGAGAAGCTCGGCGTCAACCGCGAGCGTGCGGCCCGTGAGGCGGAGGAAGCGGCGCTGAAAGCGGTGCCGACGATCGAGATGAAGGGGCTGCTTCGGTGAGCGACGCGCACGAGGCCGCCGGGCCGCAGACGACGACGAAGGCCGCACCTCTGCGCCTCGTGGGCGGAGAAGCGAACGGAGGGACACGGTGAGCGACGCGCACGAGGCCGCCGGGCCGCAGACGACGACGAAGGCCGCACCTCTGCGCCTCGTGGGCGGAGAAGCGAACGGAGGGACACGGTGAGCGACGCGCACGAGGCCGCCGGGCCGCAGACGACGACGAAGGCCGCACCTCTGCGCCTCGTGGGCGGAGAAGCGAACGGAGGGACACGTTGACTGAGGCCAATGGGGTCAACGGACCCAACGGGGTCAACCCGGACCAGGACCTCAATGCCGAGAACCTCCCCGGTCGCCGCGGCGACCAGGGCGAGCCCATCCGCGTCCAGCGCGGCATGTTCGGCGCCAACAACGGCGGCGACACCACCGGCTACGGCGGGCTGGTGCGCCCCGTACGGCTGCCCGGCCAGGCCACCCGGCCGTACGGGGGCTGGTTCGACGAGGTCGCCGACGAACTCGAGGGCGCGCTCGAGGAGCAGTCGCTGCTCCCGGAGAACGCCATCGAGAAGACCGTCGTGGACCGCGGTGAGCTGACCTTCCACATCGCCCGCGAGCACCTGCCGCGGGTCGCCCGGACCCTGCGCGACGACCCGGCGCTCCGCTTCGAACTGTGCACCGGCGTCAGCGGAGTGCACTTCCCCGGCGACAAGGGCCGTGAGCTGCACGCCGTCTACCACCTGCGGTCGATCACCCATAACCGGGTGATCCGGCTGGAGGTGAGCGCCCCCGACAGCGATCCGCACATCCCGTCGATCGTCGATGTCTATCCGACCAACGACTGGCACGAGCGCGAGACCTACGACTTCTTCGGCCTGATCTTCGACGGTCATCCCGCGCTGACGCGGATCATGATGCCCGACGACTGGCAGGGCTTCCCGCAACGCAAGGACTACCCGCTCGGCGGCATCCCCGTCGAGTACAAGGGCGCCCAGATCCCGGCTCCGGACCAGCGGAGGTCGTACAGCTGATGACTGCCCCCCACGCAACCCCCTCGGCGTCCGCGCGCGAGACGACCGAAGGCACCGTCTACACCGTCACCGGCGGTGACTGGGACGAGGTCGTGGCCGCCACGGCGAAGGCCGACGACGAGCGGATCATCGTCAACATGGGTCCGCAGCACCCCTCCACCCACGGGGTGCTCCGGCTGATCCTGGAGATCGACGGCGAGACGGTCACCGAGACCCGCTGCGGAATCGGTTATCTGCACACCGGAATCGAGAAGAACCTCGAATTCCGGAACTGGACGCAGGGCACCACCTTCGTGACGCGCATGGACTATCTGACGCCCTTCTACAACGAGGCGGTGTACTGCCTGGGCGTCGAGAAGCTGCTCGGCATCGAGGACCAGATCCCGGACCGGGCCTCGGTGATCCGGGTGCTGCTGATGGAGCTCAACCGGCTCTCCTCGCACCTGGTGGCCATCGCCACCGGCGGTATGGAGCTCGGCGCGACCACGATCATGATCTACGGCTTCCGTGACCGCGAGATGATCCTGGACATCTACGAGCTGATCACCGGTCTGCGGATGAACCACGCGTACATCCGGCCCGGCGGTCTCGCGCAGGATCTGCCGCCGGGCACGGTCGACCAGATCCGGGCCTTCCTGAAGACGATGCGCAAGAACATGGCCGAGTACGACAAGCTGGCCACCGGGAACCCGATCTTCAAGGCACGGCTCCAGGACGTCGGCTATCTCGACCTCGCCGGCTGCATGGCGCTCGGCGTGACCGGTCCGATACTGCGGGCCACCGGACTCCCGCACGATCTGCGCAAGTCCGATCCGTACTGCGGCTATGAGACCTATGACTTCGAGGTGCCGACCGCCGACACCTGCGATGCCTACGGCCGCTTCCTGATCCGGCTGGAGGAGATGCGCCAGTCGCTGCGGATCGTCGAGCAGTGCCTGGACCGGCTGGAACCGGGGCCGGTGATGGTCGCGGACAAGAAGATCGCCTGGCCCGCGCAGCTGGCGCTCGGTCCGGACGGCCTCGGCAACTCCCTGGACCACATCAAGAACATCATGGGCACCTCGATGGAGGCCCTGATCCACCACTTCAAGCTGGTGACCGAGGGATTCCGGGTCCCGCCCGGACAGGTGTACGCGACGGTCGAGTCGCCCAAGGGCGAGCTGGGCGCACACATGGTCAGCGACGGCGGCACCCGCCCGTACCGCGTCCACTTCCGCGACCCGTCCTTCACCAATCTGCAGGCCGTGGCGGCGATGTGCGAGGGCGGCCAGGTCGCCGATGTGATCGTCGCCGTCGCATCCATCGACCCCGTGATGGGAGGAGTGGACCGGTGAGTGCCGAAGTGCAGCTGGGAATGCCGGAGCTGCCTGCCCCCGACTACCCGGCCGAGGTGCGCGCCCGGCTCGAGGCGGACGCCCGGGAGGTGATCGCCCGCTACCCGGACAGCCGCAGCGCACTGCTGCCGCTGCTGCACCTGGTGCAGTCCGAGGAGGGCCATGTCACCCGGACCGGGATGCGGTTCTGCGCCGAGCTGCTGGACCTCACCACCGCCGAGGTCACCGCCGTGGCCACCTTCTACACGATGTACCGGCGCAAGCCCTCCGGCGACTACCAGGTGGGGGTGTGCACCAACACCCTGTGCGCGGTGATGGGCGGCGACGCGATCTTCGAGGAGCTGCAGAGCCACCTGGGGGTGGGCAACGGGGAGACCACCGAGGACGGCAAGGTCACCCTGGAGCACATCGAGTGCAACGCGGCCTGCGACTACGCACCCGTGGTGATGGTCAACTGGGAGTTCTTCGACAACCAGACCGTCGAATCCGCCAAGCGGCTCGTCGACGATCTGCGGGCGGGCCGGACCGTCGAGCCGACCCGGGGCGCACCGCTGTGCACCTACAAGGAGACCGCCCGCATCCTGGCCGGCTTCCCCGACGCGCGGCCGGGCGCCGTCGAGGCCGGCGGCTCCGCGGGGCCCGCCTCGCTGGTCGGGCTGCGGCTGGCCAAGGGCGAGGCGGCACCCGGCCGGGTCGTCTCGCCGAGGTCCGCGGACGCCCCGCAGGACGAGGCACCGCCGACGCATCCCAGCTCGCACGACGCGCCGCAGCGGACCTCCGCCTCCGATCCGCATCACCCGGCCGGTCCGGTCGCCGAGGAGGGGGAGTGATGACCGTGACAACCGAGATCAATGGGCACAGCCCCGAGAAGCTGCTGGCACCCGTGCTCTCCGCGTTCTGGGACCAGCCGAACTCCTGGGCCCTGCGCACCTATCTGCGGCACGAGGGCTACGAGGGCATGCGCAAAGCCCTCGCCATGGACCCCGACGCGGTGATCGCGCTGGTGAAGGAGGCGGGTCTGCGCGGCCGCGGCGGCGCGGGCTTCCCCACCGGAATGAAGTGGCAGTTCATTCCGCAGGGCGATGGCAAGCCGCACTATCTCGTCGTCAACGCGGACGAGTCGGAACCGGGCACCTGCAAGGACATCCCTCTTCTCTACGCCAATCCGCACGCCCTCATCGAGGGCATGGTCATCGCCTGTCACGCCATCCGCTCCGAGCACGCCTTCATCTATCTGCGCGGCGAGGTCGTCCCCGTGCTGCGGCGGCTGCACGAGGCCGTTCGCGAGGCGTACGAGGCGGGCTACCTCGGCACCGCGGAGCGGCGACGGCAGAAGCTCGGGGTGGACGGACTTCCCGGTCTCGACATCACGGTGCACGCCGGCGCCGGCGCGTACATCTGTGGTGAGGAGACCGCACTGCTGGACTCGCTGGAGGGACGCCGCGGCCAGCCCCGGCTGCGGCCTCCCTTCCCCGCGGTCGCCGGTCTGTACGCGTGCCCCACTGTCGTCAACAACGTCGAATCCATCGCCTCGGTTCCCTCGATCCTCAACAAGGGCAAGGAATGGTTCCGTTCGATGGGCAGCGAGAAGTCCCCGGGCTTCACGCTCTACTCCCTCTCCGGCCATGTGGCCAACCCCGGACAGTACGAGGGCCCGCTCGGGATCACCCTGCGCCAGCTGCTCGAGATGAGCGGCGGGATGCGCCCCGGCCACCGGCTGAAGTTCTGGACCCCGGGCGGCTCGTCCACCCCGCTGCTCACCGATGAGCACCTCGACGTCCCGCTGGACTACGAGGGCGTGGGCGCGGCCGGATCGATGCTGGGCACCAAGGCGCTCCAGTGCTTCGACGAGACCACCTGCGTGGTGCGGGCCGTGACCCGCTGGACCGAGTTCTACGCGCATGAGTCCTGCGGCAAGTGCACACCCTGCCGCGAGGGCACGTACTGGCTGGTGCAGCTGTTGCGCGACATCGAGGCCGGCAAGGGACGCATGGACGACCTCGACAAGCTGGCGGACATCGCCGACAACATCAACGGCAAGTCCTTCTGCGCCCTCGGCGACGGCGCGGCCAGCCCCATCTTCTCCTCGCTGAAGTACTTCCGCGCGGAGTACGAGCAGCACATCACCGGCGGAGGCTGTCCGTTCGACCCGGCCAAGTCCACCGCCTGGGCCGACCAGCCGCGCTCCACTCACCTGGGGGTGAACGCATGACCGTGACCACCAACGCACCCTCGTCGGGCGGGGAGGCGGCGGTGCCGCGCGAAGATCTGGTCTCCGTCACCATCGACGGGATCGAGATCTCCGTTCCCAAGGGGACGCTGGTCATCCGGGCCGCCGAACTGCTCGGCATCGAGATCCCGCGGTTCTGCGACCATCCGCTCCTCGACCCGGCCGGCGCCTGCCGCCAGTGCATCGTCGAGGTGGAGGGCCAGCGCAAGCCGATGGCCTCCTGCACCATCACCTGCACCGACGGGATGGTGGTCAAGACACAGCTCACCTCGCCGGTGGCCGAGAAGGCGCAGCGCGGGGTGATGGAGCTGCTGCTGATCAACCATCCGCTGGACTGCCCGGTCTGTGACAAGGGCGGTGAATGCCCGCTACAGAACCAGGCGATGAGCACCGGTTCGGCGGAGAGCCGCTTCGAGGGGCGGAAGCGCACCTTCGCCAAGCCGGTCCCGATCTCGGCCCAGGTGCTGCTGGACCGCGAGCGCTGTGTGCTGTGCGCGCGCTGCACCCGCTTCTCCAACCAGATCGCGGGCGACCCGATGATCGAGCTGCTGGAGCGGGGCGCGCTCCAGCAGGTGGGCACCGGCGAGGGCGATCCGTTCGAGTCGTACTTCTCGGGCAACACCATCCAGATCTGCCCGGTGGGCGCCCTGACCTCGGCGGCGTACCGCTTCCGCTCCCGCCCCTTCGACCTGGTCTCCTCGCCGAGCGTGTGCGAGCACTGCGCGGGCGGCTGCGCGACCCGCACCGACCACCGGCGCGGCAAGGTGATGCGGCGGCTGGCGGCGGACGACCCCGAGGTCAACGAGGAGTGGATCTGCGACAAGGGCCGCTTCGGCTTCCGCTACGCGCAGCTTCCGGACCGGCTCACCACCCCGCTGGTGCGCGACCGCGCGACGGGGAAGCTGGAGCCGGCGAGCTGGCCCGAGGCGCTGGACGCGGCGGCCGCGGGGCTCGCGATGGCGCGCGGCCGCACCGGCGTGCTCACCGGCGGCCGGCTGACCGTCGAGGACGCCTACGCCTACGCGAAGTTCGCCCGGCTCGCCCTGGACACCAACGACATCGACTTCCGCGCCCGTACCCACACCGACGAGGAAGCCGACTTCCTGGCCACCCATGTCGCGGGCCGGGGCCGTGATCTGGACGGCAGCGGACTCAGCTACACCACGCTGGAGCAGGCCCCGGCCGTCCTGCTGGTCGGTTTCGAGTCCGAGGAGGAGTCGCCCGGCGTCTTCCTGCGGCTGCGCAAGGCGTACCGCAAGCGCGGTCAGCGCACCTTCTCGCTGGCCACCCACGCCACCCGGGGCCTGGAGAAGGCGGGCGGCACCCTGCTGCCGGCCGCCCCCGGCACCGAGACCGAGTGGCTGGACGCCATCGCGGGCCGCACCGGGCTGGACGAGAGCGGGGAGCGGGCCGCCGAGGCGCTGCGCCAGGAGGGCGCGGTGATCATCGTGGGCGAGCGGCTGGCGTCCGTGGCCGGCGGGCTGACCGCCGCTGTACGGGCCGCCGCCGCCACCGGGGCCACGCTCGCCTGGATTCCGCGCCGGGCCGGGGAGCGCGGCGCGATCGAGGCGGGCGCGCTCCCCGGGCTGCTGCCCGGCGGCCGCCCGGCCCACGATCCGCGGGCCCGCGAGGAGGTCTCCTCGGTCTGGGGGACCACCGATCTTCCGCACCAGGTGGGCCGGGACACCGGCCAGATCATCGAGGCCGCGGCGGTCGGCGGGCTGGGCGCGCTGCTGGTCGCGGGCGTCGAGGTCGGCGATCTGCCCGATCCGGCGCGGGCGCTGGAGGCGCTGGACGCGGTGGACTTCGTGGTCAGCCTGGAGCAGCGGCCCTCGGAGGTCACCGAGCGGGCCGATGTGGTGCTGCCGGTCGCGGCGGTCGTCGAGAAGTCCGGCACCTTCCTCAACTGGGAGGGACGGGCCCGGCCGTTCGAGGCGGCGCTCAAGCCCGACCAGATGACCCGCCGGCACACCCTCCCGGACGCCCGCGTGCTGCACATGCTGGCCGACGTGCTGGACACGCCCCTGAACCTGCCGGACGTCGAGGCGGTACGCGCCGAGATGACCCGGCTCGGCACCTGGCAGGGCCCGCGCGCCACCGGCTCGCGGGAGACTGGCGTGCCGCTGCCCCGGCCGGCCGAGGGCGAGGCGGTGCTCGCCGGCCACCGGCTGCTGCTCGACCAGGGCCGGCTCCAGGACGGCGATCCGGCGCTGGCCGGGACCCGCCACGCGGCGGTGGCCCGGCTCTCGGCGGCCACGGCGGTCGAGGCGGGCGTCGAGGACGGTCAGACCGTCCGGGTCACCGGCCCGGCCGGCTCCGTCCAGCTGCCGCTGAGCGTCACCCCGATGCCCGACCGGGTGGTCTGGCTGCCGCTGGCCTCCGTCGGCGGCGGCGTCCAGCGCGATCTCGGGGCCCGCCCCGGCGATGTTGTCACGATCACTGCCCCCGCGACGGAGGTGACCCAGTGAGCTATCTCGCCGCAGAGGACCTGTCGATGTTCGGCCGCGACCCGTGGTGGCTGATCCTGATCAAGGCCGTCTTCTGCTTCGCGTTCCTGATGCTGACGGTGCTCATTTCCATCGTCATGGAGCGCAAGGTGGTCGGCTGGATGCAGCTGCGCATCGGGCCCAACCGGCACGGCCCTTGGGGCATGCTCCAGTCCCTCGCGGACGGCGTGAAGCTGATGTTCAAGGAGGACGTGGTCGTCAAGGGCGCGGACAAGGTGGTCTACGTCCTGGCGCCGGTCGTCGCGGCCATCCCCGCCTTCATGGCGGTCGCGGTGATGCCGTTCGGCCCGTCCGGTGGCGAGATCTCGATCTTCGGCCACCGCACCGCGATGCAGCTGACCGACCTGCCGATCGCCGTCCTCTACATCCTGGCCACCGCCTCGGTGGGCATCTACGGCATCGTGCTGGCGGGCTGGTCCTCCGGATCGACGTATCCGCTCCTGGGCGGCCTGCGCTCCTGCGCCCAGATGATCAGCTACGAGATCGCGATGGGCCTCTCCTTCGCGGCCGTCTTCCTCTACTCCGGGTCGATGTCGACCTCGCAGATCGTCGAATCGCAGCACGACCGCTGGTACGCGGTGCTGTTGCCGGTCTCGTTCCTCATCTACATCGTCTCGATGATCGGTGAGACGAACCGGGCGCCCTTCGACATGCCGGAGTCCGAGGGCGACCTGGTGGGCGGCTTCAACACCGAGTACTCGTCGATCAAATTCGCGATGTTCATGCTCGCCGAGTACGTCAACATGGTCACCGTCTCGATGGTCGCCGTCACCCTCTTCCTCGGCGGCTGGCGGGCACCCTGGCCGATCAGCACCTTCTGGGAGGGCGCCAACCACGGCTGGTGGCCGATGCTGTGGTTCCTCGGCAAGGTCGTCGTATCGCTGTTCGTCTTCATCTGGGTGCGCGGCACGCTGCCGCGCGTCCGCTACGACCAGTTCATGAAGCTGGGCTGGAAGGTGCTCATCCCGATCTCGATGGTCTGGCTGATGCTGGTCGCCACCGTCCGGGCGCTGCGCAACGAGAACTACGACTACCAGGACATCGTGCTGTACGTGGGCGGCGCGGTGATCGCGCTGCTGCTGCTGTCCTTCGTGGTCGACTTCTTCCGCGACCGTTCGTCGGCGCAGGCCGAGGCCGGAGCGGAACCGGGACCGGAGCCCGCCTTCGATCCGATGGCGGGAGGTTTCCCGGTGCCGCCGCTGCCCGGCCAGACCTTGCCGCCCGTCCCCCGCCGACGTCCCCGCCGCGAGCGCGAGTTGATTGTCAGTGGTGGCACCGACACTGTCAGTGACGGAAAGGAGGCCGACGGTGTCTGACTTCCAGAACCCGGTGGCCGGCTTCGGCGTGACCTTCAAGGCCATGTTCAAGAAGCGGCTCACCGAGCAGTACCCAGAGCAGAAGAAGCCCACCGCGCCCCGCTTCCACGGACGCCACCAGCTCAACCGGCACCCGGACGGGCTGGAGAAGTGCGTCGGCTGTGAGCTGTGCGCCTGGGCCTGTCCGGCCGACGCGATCTATGTGGAGGGCGCGGACAACACCGACGAGGAGCGCTACTCCCCGGGCGAGCGCTACGGCCGCGTCTACCAGATCAACTACCTGCGCTGCATCCTGTGCGGCCTGTGCGTCGAGGCGTGCCCCACCCGGGCGCTGACCATGACCAATGAGTACGAGCTGGCCGACCGCAGCCGCGAATCGCTCATCTACACCAAGGAGGAACTGCTCGCCGGGCTCGAGGACGGGATGGTCGACTCCCCGCACGCCATGTACCCCGGCACGGACGAGCAGGACTACTACCGGGGTCTGGTCACCGAGGCCGCGCCCGGGACCACCCGGCAGACCGCGGCCGGCGAGGGCGAGACCCTGTCCGACCAGGCCGCGGGGAACGAGGAGGTGCAGGGATGAGCGGCGCCCTGGCCGCGGCCTCCACCACCTCCACCGGTGAGGCCTTCCAGTTCTGGGTGCTCGGCACCGTCGCCGTGATCGGCGCGCTGTGCACGATCCTGATGCGCAAGGCCGTGCACAGCGCCCTGTGCCTGGCGGGCACGATGATCGTCCTGGCGGTCTTCTACCTCGCCAACGGCGCGTACTTCCTGGGCGTCGTGCAGATCGTCGTCTACACCGGCGCGATCATGATGCTCTTCCTCTTCGTGGTGATGCTGGTCGGCGTCACCGCCGCCGACTCCCTCAAGGAGACCCTGAAGGGGCAGCGCTGGCTCGCCGCCCTCTGCGGGCTCGGCTTCGGCATCCTGCTGTGCGCCGGGATCGGCAATGCCTCGCTGAAGACGTGGAACGGCCTGGGCCAGGCCAACTCCGGCGGCAATGTGGAGGGCCTGGCGGCCCTGGTCTTCACCAAATACGTCTTCGCCTTCGAGATCACCGGCGCGCTGCTGATCACCGCGGCGGTCGGCGCGATGGTGCTGACCCACCGCGAGCGCACCGAGCGGGCCCGCACCCAGCGCGAGCAGTCCGAGGCGCGGGTGCGCACCGGCCGGAACGTCCCGCCGCTGCCCGCCCCCGGTGTCTACGCCCGGCACAACGCGGTGGACATCCCCGGTCTGCTGCCCGACGGCACCCCGTCCGAGCTGACCGTCAACGCGACGCTGCGCGGCCGCGGCCAGATCCGGGACGTCTCCCAGGAGTCGCTGGCCGAGCTGGCGGCGCTGGAGCAGCGCTCCCAGCGCTGGCTGGGCCGGACGGCCACGGGCGGCGGCAAGAGGGACGAGGACCGGGCGCGGGGGCGAAACGGCGAGAACACCGGGAACGGCGGGAACGCCGAGAACGCCGAGGACACAGAGACCACCGAGAACGCCGAGAACGCCGGGCATTCGAGGGGAGCCGCCAAGTGAATCCGGTCAACTACCTCTACCTGGCCGCCCTGTTGTTCACCATCGGTGCGGCCGGTGTCGTGATCAGGCGGAACGCGATCGTCCTCTTCATGTGCGTCGAGCTGATGCTGAACGCGTGCAACCTGGCGTTCGTCACCTTCTCCCGGCTGCACGGCAATCTCGACGGCCAGATCATCGCCTTCTTCACGATGGTCGTCGCGGCGGCGGAGGTCGTGGTCGGCCTCGCGATCATCGTCACCGTCTTCCGCGCCCGCCACTCGGCCTCGGTCGACGACGCCAGCCTGATGAAGCTCTAGAAGGGGTCGCGTTCAAGTGGAGAACCTCATCGGATTGCTCGTCGCGGCGCCGCTGCTCGGCGCGGCCCTGCTGCTGTGCGGGGGGCGGCGGCTGGACGGCAAGGGCCATTACCTCGGCACGGTGCTCGCCGCGGCCTCCTTCGTGATCGGCGCGGTGCTCTTCGCCGAGATGCTCGGCCGCGGCGAGCACGACCGGGCCCTGCACAGCAAGGTCTTCAGCTGGATCCCGGTGGGCGGCTTCCGGGCGGACGTCGCCTTCCAGCTCGACCAGCTGTCGATGACCTTCGTGCTGCTGATCACCGGTGTGGGCACACTGATCCACATCTACTCGATCGGCTATATGGAGCACGACGAGCGCCGCCGCCGCTTCTTCGGCTATCTCAATCTCTTCCTCGCGGCGATGCTGCTGCTCGTCCTCGCCGACAACTACCTGTTGCTGTACGTCGGCTGGGAGGGCGTCGGCCTCGCCTCCTACCTGCTCATCGGCTTCTGGCAGCACAAGCCCAGTGCGGCGACGGCGGCCAAGAAGGCGTTCATCGTCAACCGCGTCGGCGATATGGGCCTGTCGATCGCGATCATGCTGATGTTCACGACGTTCGGGACCTTCACCTTCGCCCCGGTGCTGACGGACGCGGACCACGCGGGCGAGGGCAAGCTCACCGCGATCGGGCTGATGCTGCTGCTCGCCGCCTGCGGCAAGTCGGCCCAGGTGCCGCTGCAGTCCTGGCTCGGGGACGCGATGGAGGGCCCGACCCCGGTCTCGGCCCTGATCCACGCGGCGACCATGGTGACCGCCGGGGTGTATCTGATCACCCGCTCCGGCGCGATCTTCGAGGGCGCACCGGACGCCCAGGTCGCGGTGGTCACGGTCGGCGCGGTCACGCTCCTCTTCGGTGCGATCGTCGGTTGCGCCAAGGACGACATCAAGAAGGCCCTGGCCGGGTCCACCATGTCGCAGATCGGCTACATGGTCCTGGCCGCCGGGCTCGGCCCGATCGGCTATGTCTTCGCGATCATGCACCTGGTGACCCACGGCTTCTTCAAGGCGGGGCTCTTCCTCGGCGCCGGATCGGTCATGCACGCCATGAACGACGAGGTCGACATGCGCAAGTACGGCGGCCTGCGGAGGTACATGCCGGTCACCTTCGTCACCTTCGGGCTCGGCTACCTCGCGATCATCGGCTTCCCGGGTCTGTCCGGCTTCTGGTCCAAGGACAAGATCATCGAGGCGGCGTTCGCCAAGGGCGGCACCGAGGGCTGGATCCTCGGCGGCGCGGCCCTGCTGGGTGCGGCCATCACCGCGTACTACATGACGCGGGTGATGCTGCTGACCTTCTTCGGCGAGAAGCGCTGGGGCACCACCCCGTCGCCCGACGAGCCCAGCGCCGAGCCCGCCGCCGAGTCGGCCGGGGCACATGCGGAACCGCATCCGCACGAGTCGCCGAAGTCCATGACCATCCCCATGATCGTGCTGGCCGTGGGATCGGTCTTCGCGGGCGGGCTGTTCAGCCTCAACGACTCGTTCCTGAAGTGGCTGGAGCCGGTCACCGGCCACAGCCACGGCGACTCCCCGCTCAGTGCCGCGGCGGTCACCGCCGGGACGATGGTCGTGCTGGCGATCGGTGTCGCGCTCGCCTGGGCGCAGTACGGACGCCGGCCGGTGCCGCGGACCGCCCCGCGCGGATCCCTGCTCACCCGGGCCGCCCGGCGCGATCTGCTCCAGGACGACTTCAACCATGTCGCGCTCGTCAAACCCGGCCAGTATCTGACCCGCGGTCTGGTCTATGTCGATCACAAGCTGGTCGACGGGGTGGTCAACGGCACCGCGGCCTCGGTCGGCGGACTCTCCGGCCGGCTGCGGAGGTTCCAGAACGGCTACGCCCGTACGTACGCGGTCTCGATGTTCGGCGGTGCGGCGGTGCTCATCGCCGCGACCCTGCTGATGAGGGCGGTCTGAGTCATGTCATTTCCCCTGCTGACGGCCACGGCCGTGGTGCCCGCGCTCGGTGCGGTCGCCACCGCCGCCGTGCCCGCCGCCAAGCGCGCCGCCGCCAAATGGGTGGCGCTGGGCTTCTCGCTGGCCACGCTCGTCCTCGCGGCGATCGTGCTGGTCCGCTTCGATCCCGACGGCGGCCGCTTCCAGCTCACCGAGTCCCATGCCTGGATCAAGGACTTCGGGGTCCGCTACGTACTGGGCGTGGACGGGATCGCGGTCGCGCTGATCGCGCTCACCGCGGTGCTCATCCCCTTCATCATCCTGGCGGGCTGGCATGACGCCGATCCGCTCGAAGGCGCCCGCCCCAACCGCCGCTGGCGGCCCACCCAGGGCTTCTTCGCGCTGATCCTGCTGGTCGAGGCTATGGTGGTGATCTCCTTCGAGGCCACCGACGTCTTCCTCTTCTACATCTTCTTCGAAGCCATGCTGATCCCGATGTACTTCCTCATCGGGGGCTTCGGGGACCGGGCCGGGGGCCGCTCCGAGGAGGAGACGGCCACTCAGCGCTCCTACGCCGCGGTGAAGTTCCTGCTCTACAACCTCGCGGGCGGGCTGATCATGCTGGCCGCGGTGGTCGGGCTGTACGCGGTCACCGCCGATCACCTCGGCAGCGGCACCTTCTCGCTCCAGGAGATCGTCCAGGCACGAGCCGGCGGCCGGCTGGACATGTCGTCCAGTACCGAGCGGCTGCTGTTCCTCGGCTTCTTCTTCGCCTTCGCGGTGAAGGCGCCGCTGTGGCCGCTGCACACCTGGCTGCCCAACGCGATGGGGGAGTCCACCGCCCCGGTCGCCGTGCTGATCACCGCGGTCGTCGACAAGGTCGGCACCTTCGCGATGCTCCGCTTCTGCCTCCAGCTCTTCCCGGAGGCCAGCAAGTGGGCCACCCCGACGATCCTGGTCCTCGCGCTCATCAGCATCATCTACGGGGCGCTGCTGGCGATCGGCCAGCGGGACATCAAGCGGCTGATCGCCTACGCCTCGATCTCCCACTTCGGCTTCATCATCCTGGGCATCTTCGCGATGACCAGCCAGGGCCAGGGCGGCGCCACCCTCTACATGGTCAACCACGGCGTCTCCACGGCCGCGCTGATGCTGGTGGCCGGGTTCCTGATC is a window from the Streptomyces luomodiensis genome containing:
- a CDS encoding NADH-quinone oxidoreductase subunit M, with the translated sequence MSFPLLTATAVVPALGAVATAAVPAAKRAAAKWVALGFSLATLVLAAIVLVRFDPDGGRFQLTESHAWIKDFGVRYVLGVDGIAVALIALTAVLIPFIILAGWHDADPLEGARPNRRWRPTQGFFALILLVEAMVVISFEATDVFLFYIFFEAMLIPMYFLIGGFGDRAGGRSEEETATQRSYAAVKFLLYNLAGGLIMLAAVVGLYAVTADHLGSGTFSLQEIVQARAGGRLDMSSSTERLLFLGFFFAFAVKAPLWPLHTWLPNAMGESTAPVAVLITAVVDKVGTFAMLRFCLQLFPEASKWATPTILVLALISIIYGALLAIGQRDIKRLIAYASISHFGFIILGIFAMTSQGQGGATLYMVNHGVSTAALMLVAGFLITRRGSRLIEDYGGVQKVAPVLAGTFLIGGLATLSLPGLAPFISEFLVLVGTFSRYPAFGVIATVGIVLAALYVLILYQRTMTGPVKAEVRSMPDLRARELVVVAPLIALLIFLGVYPKPLADIVNPAVDHTLSVVDKKDPKPDHPVTDAGWFHYSPASEGASHDGASGGAK